CCACTTTCGGCGGCCCAGGCCGCTACGTTATTCAGGTTGAATACGGGTTCATCATGTCGCAAATCTCTTCTTCATTATCCGCCGCGCCCGCCGTGCGCTGGTGGAAGCCGCTTCTGTTTCTCGCCGTGGTGGTAGTGGGTCTCTGGTGGGTGAAATGGCAGCCCTACTATTTTAAGGCGCTGCTCGCCTCTGAAACGCACACGCTTGGTCGCTCCCTGTTGGCGGATCAGTCGCCTCATCCGTTGCAGGCGGCCTGGCAATATGCGCAAACCTATTTTCTTGCCGTCTGGAAAGCGGCAGTGCTGGGGATGATCCTCGGCTCGCTGGTGCAGGTGCTGATCCCGCGCCGCTGGCTGGTTTCCCGCCTGGGGCCGGGGCGCGTCTTTGGACCGCTGCTGGCCGCGCTCCTTTCGTTACCCGGCATGATGTGTACCTGCTGCGCAGCGCCGGTGGCGGCGGGCATGCGCAAGTGCAACGTCTCAGTCGGCAGCGCGCTGGCCTTCTGGTTGGGCAACCCGCTGCTCAATCCCGCCACGCTGGTATTTATGGGCTTCGTTCTCGGCTGGCAGTTCACCGCCGTTCGCCTGTTTGTGGGGCTGGTCGCCGTGCTGGGCGTCGCCTTTGCCGTACGGAAATGGGCGCCGGAAAGCACGCCGCAGCAGCTGCCCGATCTGCCGCCGGATGCACGGCCGTTTCTGCAGCGCTGGGCGGCATCGCTCTGGACGCTGTTCTGGCAAACGGTGCCGGTCTATCTGCTGGCGGTAGTGGCGCTGGGTGCTGCGCAGGTATGGCTGTTTCCGCATACCGAAGGGGCGGTTGGCGATTCGCTGTGGTGGGTAGTGGCGATGGCCGTTGCCGGCGCGCTGTTTGTTATTCCTACTGCGGCGGAGATCCCGATTGTACAGGCGATGATGCAGGCGGGCATGGGCGTAGCCCCAGGGCTGGCGCTGCTGATTACGCTGCCGGCGTTAAGCGTGCCGTCGCTGCTGATGCTGCGCGGCGTCTTTCCCGCCCGCATCCTCTGGCTGACGCTGGGGCTGATTATTCTGTGCGGCACGCTCACCGGCACGCTGGCGCTGATGTGGATCTGATTCAGCGCAGAAAGTGGATCACCTGGTTGCTGCTGCCGCGCCACACCAGCGCGGGGTCTTTCAGGGCCTGGATAAACTTACCGTCCACCAGCGCATCCAGTTCAGCGACCACCTCACGCTGCGCGGCGCTCAGCTCCGCCAGCCTATAGCCGGTCCACATCCAGATATCCTTGCCGGGGCAGTCGCGGCGTACGCGGCGCACCAGCCGCAGCACATCCGGCACGTTGGCCGGATGCAGCGGATCGCCGCCGGAAAGCGAAAGCCCCTGACGCGGAATGCGGCGATCATTCAGATCGCCGATAAGCCGCTCTTCCATTTCAAGAGTAAAAGGTACGCCGGAATTAAGTCGCCAGGTGCGCTGGTTATAGCAGCCGGGGCACTGATGCTCACAGCCGGCAACAAACAGCGTACAGCGGGTGCCAGGACCGTTTACCACGTCGACCGGATAGTACTGGTGGATGTTCACAGATGTTTAACCCGCCGTTTTACCTCTTCCTGTTTCCCGGCGTTGAAAGGCCGCGCATCCGGGCTGCCGAGATAGCCGCATACCCGGCGCGTTACCGAAACGCGCGCCGGGTCGTGATTGCCGCAGGCGGGGCAGGTAAAGCCCTTGCTGGTGCAGTCGAACTCGCCGGTAAAGCCGCATTCGTAACACTCGTCGATCGGCGTATTGGTGCCGTAATAGGGCACGCGGTCGTAGCTGTAATCCCAGACATCCTCCAGCGCTTTCAGGTTGTGCTGCAGATTGGGGTATTCGCCGTAGCAGATAAAGCCGCCGTTAGCGATTGCCGGGTAGACTGCCTCGAAATCGAGCTTGTCGTACGGGTTGACCTTTTTCTCTACGTCGAGATGGAAACTGTTGGTGTAGTAGCCTTTATCGGTCACCCCTTTGACCTGACCGAACTCGGCGGCATCCAGACGGCAGAAGCGATCGCAGAGGTTTTCGCTGGGCGTGCTGTAAAGGCTGAAGCCGTAGCCGGTCTCCTCTTTCCACGCGTCCACCGCCTCGCGCATGCGGGTCACAATAGCGATCGCCTTCGCGCGCAGCGCCTCGTCGTCATAGAGATGCGTTTCGCCGCCGCTCAGGGCGTTGATGGTTTCATGCAGGCCGATATAGCCCAGCGAGACAGAGGCGCGGCCGTGACGGAAGATCTCCGCCACGTTGTCGTCCGGCTTGAGCCGCACGCCGCAGGCGCCTTCCATATAGAGGATCGGCGCCACGCGCGCTTTGGTATGCTCCAGGCGCGCGATCCGCGTCATTAGCGCTTTCTTCGCGATCTGCAAGCGTTCATCCAGCAGCTGCCAGAAGCGCGCCTCATCGCCGCGCGCCTCCAGCGCGATGCGCGGCAGGTTCAGGCTGATGACGCCAAGGTTGTTGCGCCCGTCATGCACCTGCTCGCCATTCTCTTCCCAGACGCCGAGGAAACTGCGGCAGCCCATCGGCGTTTTAAAGGAGCCGGTGACGCTGACCACGCGGTCGTAGTTGAGGATGTCGGGATACATGCGCTTGCTGGCGCACTCCAGTGCCAGCTGCTTAATATCGTAGTTCACATCGCCGGGACGGCGGTTCAGCCCCTCGCGAATGGCGAAAACCAGCTTGGGGAAAACGGCGGTTTTGCGATTTTTGCCCAGCCCGGCGATGCGGTTGCGCAGGATCGATTGCTGGATCAGGCGCGCCGCCCAGCTGGTGCCAAGACCGAAGCCAAAGGTGACGAACGGCGTCTGGCCGTTAGCGGTATGCAGCGTATTAACTTCATACTCCAGCGACTGAAAAGCGTCGAAGCACTCTTTCTCGGTGCGTTGGCGCGCATAGCGCTCGCTGTCGGCAATCTGCCACTCCTGCGCTACCGCCAGATGTTTCTGGTAACTCGCTTCGACGAACGGCGCCAGGATCTCATCGATACGGTTAATGGTGGTGCCGCCGTAAATGTGGCTGGCCACCTGCGCGATAATCTGCGCCGTCACGGCGGTCGCGGTGGCGATCGATTTCGGCGGCTCAATTTCCGCATTGCCCATCTTAAAGCCGTTGGTCAGCATCCCTTTCAGATCGATAAGCATGCAGTTAAACATCGGGAAGAAGGGTGCATAGTCGAGATCGTGATAGTGGATCTCGCCGCGCTGGTGGGCGCGCAC
This DNA window, taken from Mixta gaviniae, encodes the following:
- a CDS encoding permease yields the protein MSQISSSLSAAPAVRWWKPLLFLAVVVVGLWWVKWQPYYFKALLASETHTLGRSLLADQSPHPLQAAWQYAQTYFLAVWKAAVLGMILGSLVQVLIPRRWLVSRLGPGRVFGPLLAALLSLPGMMCTCCAAPVAAGMRKCNVSVGSALAFWLGNPLLNPATLVFMGFVLGWQFTAVRLFVGLVAVLGVAFAVRKWAPESTPQQLPDLPPDARPFLQRWAASLWTLFWQTVPVYLLAVVALGAAQVWLFPHTEGAVGDSLWWVVAMAVAGALFVIPTAAEIPIVQAMMQAGMGVAPGLALLITLPALSVPSLLMLRGVFPARILWLTLGLIILCGTLTGTLALMWI
- the nrdG gene encoding anaerobic ribonucleoside-triphosphate reductase-activating protein yields the protein MNIHQYYPVDVVNGPGTRCTLFVAGCEHQCPGCYNQRTWRLNSGVPFTLEMEERLIGDLNDRRIPRQGLSLSGGDPLHPANVPDVLRLVRRVRRDCPGKDIWMWTGYRLAELSAAQREVVAELDALVDGKFIQALKDPALVWRGSSNQVIHFLR
- the nrdD gene encoding anaerobic ribonucleoside-triphosphate reductase, encoding MTTTVIKRDGCQVAFDQQRIAEAIRAAARAAQVEDDAWCETVARQVSEQICSRDRVDIHEIQQAVEDLLMAGRYPQLARQYIEYRHDRDLAREQRGKLSKAIRGLVEQSDPALLHENANKDSKVIPTQRDLLAGIVAKHYAQQYMLPRDVVRAHQRGEIHYHDLDYAPFFPMFNCMLIDLKGMLTNGFKMGNAEIEPPKSIATATAVTAQIIAQVASHIYGGTTINRIDEILAPFVEASYQKHLAVAQEWQIADSERYARQRTEKECFDAFQSLEYEVNTLHTANGQTPFVTFGFGLGTSWAARLIQQSILRNRIAGLGKNRKTAVFPKLVFAIREGLNRRPGDVNYDIKQLALECASKRMYPDILNYDRVVSVTGSFKTPMGCRSFLGVWEENGEQVHDGRNNLGVISLNLPRIALEARGDEARFWQLLDERLQIAKKALMTRIARLEHTKARVAPILYMEGACGVRLKPDDNVAEIFRHGRASVSLGYIGLHETINALSGGETHLYDDEALRAKAIAIVTRMREAVDAWKEETGYGFSLYSTPSENLCDRFCRLDAAEFGQVKGVTDKGYYTNSFHLDVEKKVNPYDKLDFEAVYPAIANGGFICYGEYPNLQHNLKALEDVWDYSYDRVPYYGTNTPIDECYECGFTGEFDCTSKGFTCPACGNHDPARVSVTRRVCGYLGSPDARPFNAGKQEEVKRRVKHL